The genomic stretch TACCTTGGTTCTTTGCTTGTTGAAAAGCCAAGTGTTCTCTTTGAAGCCTCTGTTGATTCTCTAATTGCTGTAACTTCTCTTTCTGAATTTTGGCCTCCAACTGCTGCTTGAATACCATCTTCTGATTTATCACTTCGGGCTTCGgcggaacaatattttcactgGGTACAGCCGGAATTGGATGAATTTGACGCATCTGCAGCAGCTCTTCCTGACTTTCACGAAGCTTTCTTTGTAACTCATCAATTTTACGTTGTTGTTCACGTAACAAATCATCATTTTTGAATTGCGGTGTTTGTCTGCCAACCGGACATGGAGAATCAATCTGTTGAACATCCATGCTCTCATGTTCGGATTCGGGTGACAGTGACTGATGAGGAGAATTCATGGCATCCATATCACAAGTTTCGCCTGATATCGACTCATTGGTAGATGTATCTCCTGGCTCCATGAGTAAATGTGGTCGCAGTCTTTCGATTAGTTGAGGCTTCGGACCCGACACaggcaaatttcttttcttcaatAACAGCTTCAAGTCAGAAACTTTCATCTTTTCCAACTTGCTTATCTCGGAGCTGATGGATTCATTGTAACTCGGAGCTGGACTAGCAGGAATTGATGAGCTTACAGAAGGAGCGGGTGATGGGAGTGGTTGCTGAAGATAACTATTTTGTTGAAGTGCATTGAGTTCAGCTTGCATTATTTTCTGATTTGCTGGAGTCATTGACGAATTTTTATGAAGTCCTTCCAGATATTCAAGCAGAAACGTTTGTTGTTTGAGCAATAATTGATAGGAAGTTTCTTCGTTAACGCTACTTGAAGATGAGCTAGGCTTTTGTGCGCTTGGTGGTCCTTtatattcatgaaatttaataGGCCTGGACTTGGCAACTGGTTTGGTCTTGCACTTCTTTCTGTTCTTGTCTTTTCCAGGAGCGTCCGATTTCTGGCTCTGTGAGGAAGACTGCATAGGACGGCATGTGAACTGAGATGGCGGTGATGAAACTGAAGACAATGGACTCAGCGTTGATGTTGTGGAACTTAATGATACTGGACTGGGAACAAGTGGAAGCAAATTGGAATTACCAACAACTGATTGACATAATTCGGCAAATAGGTTTGAGGTTTCGGATTTAATTTGAATGGGTTCCGATTTGATAGGTACTGGAggcggtggtggtggtggaggGACATATGGAGTAGTGATGATAGCTGATTGGAATTTCTGTTGAAGCATTGGAGCTGATTTGACAACAACTTGTCCACCGCTGGTTGGAATTGTTAGTGCCACAGTAACAATGCCCGCCGATGCAGCAGCTGCTTCGATTACATCACTTCTTTGCGGACTCGTTCGTTGATCGCCCTCAGAACTTTGCGAATCGTCCTCAAAATTTATGTAACCATGTGGTTGTTGCGGACGACTTAATAATCCCTCACTAGTTGCTTTGAATGAAACCAAACCTTCTTTCACAATTCTTTCTATTGGCTCTTCTGTGtgtaaaatattcttctttaTCAGTTCTAAAGGACCAGGTCGATGAGATATTTGTGAATTGAGTTGATCGGCTAATCTTGCTTTCTTCAGCATTCTTTGCTTTTCAGCCAGACTAGGATCGACGTGGCTTTCATCGTGTTCAAGAATATGTCGACGTTCTAATTCCTGGCGATCAGGACGTTGTTGAATTTTGGCCCGAAGAAGATCTCCGGTTTTAGCTCTTTCTAACTGCTTTCTTTGCTCATGCAGAGCTGGCGACGTTTTGAGAgctgaaggaaaaaaaagtaaagaatTAAATTATGCTTGGATGcgtttttaaatcaaaagaattGGCATTCACTTCGAAtataattaagaaaattgcatGATAAATAAGCACTCTGAGACTCTCGTAATTTGTATATGTATTTACCAATAAATTGTCTATGAATC from Bradysia coprophila strain Holo2 unplaced genomic scaffold, BU_Bcop_v1 contig_588, whole genome shotgun sequence encodes the following:
- the LOC119083333 gene encoding myocardin-related transcription factor B-like isoform X2, whose translation is MAEGDSLGNSAAPSGQPLLSVEDASNTTLTNSMTSRQSPPKAVVDSSPLQAQMDKNKESLKVKLMVRRPINQLVEQGIMPPLKTSPALHEQRKQLERAKTGDLLRAKIQQRPDRQELERRHILEHDESHVDPSLAEKQRMLKKARLADQLNSQISHRPGPLELIKKNILHTEEPIERIVKEGLVSFKATSEGLLSRPQQPHGYINFEDDSQSSEGDQRTSPQRSDVIEAAAASAGIVTVALTIPTSGGQVVVKSAPMLQQKFQSAIITTPYVPPPPPPPPVPIKSEPIQIKSETSNLFAELCQSVVGNSNLLPLVPSPVSLSSTTSTLSPLSSVSSPPSQFTCRPMQSSSQSQKSDAPGKDKNRKKCKTKPVAKSRPIKFHEYKGPPSAQKPSSSSSSVNEETSYQLLLKQQTFLLEYLEGLHKNSSMTPANQKIMQAELNALQQNSYLQQPLPSPAPSVSSSIPASPAPSYNESISSEISKLEKMKVSDLKLLLKKRNLPVSGPKPQLIERLRPHLLMEPGDTSTNESISGETCDMDAMNSPHQSLSPESEHESMDVQQIDSPCPVGRQTPQFKNDDLLREQQRKIDELQRKLRESQEELLQMRQIHPIPAVPSENIVPPKPEVINQKMVFKQQLEAKIQKEKLQQLENQQRLQREHLAFQQAKNQGNIIIRNQNSPVLIAPKEEKPPIQLAFNNNPPTVQLANKKNVEIVWNGEPTLFLVNIPDNKRIINAVQQKPMPGILVPISAPISSSIATLSGPVPPPPPPLPPTDLTVNRIALSQPLQQTSPPPLQRQTTDKTLPQYEEAAKQLAANNKTGKNHIKSQVMTDVLEILIKNGELPETAVFDPATPTTPGTNINLTQSMIYQPSKLTISSGPPKLTMIRGVPASTNIENVEMMSPMQPDCENSVSSFDLFMERQQQEKRDQEAAKQELMQQQQSLHHQKSEQQNNVSSLNQQMDSQQSPSRHPIVTNGHQSNVKHFDDLELMDIIGMDIGDDQYQLNPVKNSLINGNGSGIISKTHRRDMNPSLQPSLNELIMEQQQQQQQQQSTSFNNNFNFDGCNNNNNFHSIPMDIEDFENSLSHFDFSSIGVSDEQINTPPHPFSQLQQQNQQQTSIGNSVDVDSYDPNLSINNDNYLDFFNIDDFKMGSDNTLSFGEVDFPV